In the Mesorhizobium sp. M1D.F.Ca.ET.043.01.1.1 genome, CCTCTGCGGAAAATGGAACGGCTCGTCAGCTGTTGAAATCGCTTGCGTTCTCGGCGCCTAGCTGCGGCACGACGATGGCCTCGAGCGGCGCCGTCAACGACCATTTCATCTGGCCAGGCGAACGTTCGAGGCCGGAGGAGCCGCCGAGCGCTTGCGGCGCCACGCGCTGCAGCACCACCGTGCCAAAGCCCTTGCGCGCCGCCTCATTGGGCTCGCCGTCGCCGGCATCGGTATTCGATGTCTCCTGCCAGACAAGGTGGAACCGGCGCTGCGCCTCGGGACCGGTCTCGACCGTCCAGGTGATCCCGACGTGACCGCCCTCACCCGCCAGAGCGCCATATTTCGACGAGTTGGTGCCGAGTTCGTGGAAGGCCATGCCGAGATTCTGCACGGCGTTCGACTGCAGCGTCAGCAAGGGACCGGAGAGCGAGATGCGCTCCTCGTGGCCGAACGGTTTCAGATGTTCCTGGATGAGGTCGAACAGGCTCGCTCCCGCCCATTCCGACGTGACCAGAAGGTCGTGCGAGCGCGACAGCGCCATAATGCGGGCGCGGATCATCTCCTCGAACTCGTCGGGACTGGCAGAGCGCTTGTTGGTTTCCCTCACCATCGACAGGATCACCGCAAACTGGTTCTTCACGCGATGGTTGACCTCGCGCATCAAGAGCCGGATGCGGCGCTCGCTTTCCTTGGCTGCGGTGATGTCGCGGGCGATCGTGGACGCACCGACGATATCGCCGGAAGGGTTCCTGATTGGCGAAACCGTGACTGAAACTGCAACCAGCGAGCCGTCCTTGCGCTTTCGCATCGTGTCAAGGCTCGCCACCCCCTCGCCTGCGCTGATGCGGCCGATGATGTCGGCCTCTTCGTCATGCAAATGCTCGGGGATGAGGAGCAGCATCGATCGGCCGATAGCTTCCTCCGCACTGTAGCCGAACATGCGTTCGGCCGCGCGGTTCCAGTCGGTGATGATGCTGTTCAGGTCCTTGCCCATGATGGCGTCGAAGGACGAATCGACAATGGCGGCTAACCGCTCGTTGGCGCTGGCATTTTCCGATTGGCGGCCCCCGGATTTCACCATGGGCGTTAGCTAGCGCGTTCGGAGCTCAAGGCAAGCGCCTAAGCCTTGGAACGGTCGGGATTTTCGCCGCTGGCCTTATCCGGGGCCAGCACGCCGAAATCCTGTGACTTCACCCCAGCCTCGGCGGTCAGGAAGCCGTCCGACGCAAGACCGCGGCGCAGCAATTCACGCACCGCGGCCGACCGGCTCGGCATCCGCTTTTCAAAACGCCAGTTTTCCAGCGCCGCCAGCTCTTCCTCAGTCAGCATGATCTGTAGCCGCTGCGGCCGCTCCAGTTCAACCATCTTCAACCTCCCTCAAAAACCGAGGAACGCCACGAATGAGTATCTGTCTCACTGTGAGTAGAAGTAGGGCTTGGCTCAATGGACGTCAAGGAAGACGTATGCGGCAACGCAGGCTTACGCTAACGATACCAAATTGAGTACGAACCCGCATTTGATGAACTATACTAACTAATTGATTTATTTATGTCTTTTAACATTTGTGTATTGTCAGACGCGCGGTATGGGCGCATGCTGCCAATAGAGGGATAAACCGTCCGCGAAAGGGAGGGTTTTCGGATGTCACGAGCATTTTCTGACCGGTTGCGCGATGACGCCCACTGCAAGGTCCAAAGGGCCTTGCAGGACAACGGGATCATCAACATCATAAAGTTGTCGGAGGAAATCAGGCTTATCCACGTCGCGGAGAATATCGCCCGAGAGGATATCGAGAGCCTGGTGATGCACGTGGCCCAGTTCTATGGCGCGGCCATCGAGTTCGATGAGGAAACCCTGACAGCGCTCGACCTGCCCGATGCCTGTCCGGCGGACAGCCGCAATGACCTCGAAAAGGCGCTCAGCGAGCGGGCCCGGCCGGACGCTCCGACCAAGCTGCTCCAGCTTGATCGGGGCGGATAGCAACCGGCGACGGACATTCGCCAGGCCCCTGACCGTAAACAGATCACCTTTGTCGGTCAGGCCCGCTTGATCTGGCGTTTTTGGGCAGGTTTCTTCGGCACGGCCGCAGGCGTCTCGGCTTCCTGCGCCAATCTTGCGGCGCGCAGGCGCTCCGTCTTGGCAATCCTTGCCGCCGCTTCCAGATCGACAATTTGCCGAGCGACACGACTGGTCATGTCACCCTTCGCTTCGGTTCGCGACGGATTCGGCTTGAACAGCCCGGGTTCGGGTATGTGCTTCATTGCTTCATCTTTCTGAATGGAAAAGGCCGGGCAAAGCCCGACCTCCTCCGATACGCCTCGATGGCCGATGCCAGTACATCCGTGGTCAAAGATGCGAAGCGCTCCGATCAGGCAGCCTGGAGGTTTTCCGCAGAGCTCTTGCCGTTGCGGTTATCCTTGACGATGTCGAAGCTTACCTTCTGGCCCTCGACCAGGGAACGCATGCCGGCGCGCTCCACGGCCGAGATATGAACGAACACGTCCGGCTGGCCATTGCCCTGTTCGATAAAACCGAAGCCCTTGGTGGCATTGAAAAACTTCACGGTTCCAGTAGTCATTGCGATCTCCTTTCGAAATCGACGCAAATTATCGCCGCTTGGCCACTAGCCAAACGCCGCGCTTTCGAAATTGAGATGGAATATCGTCAGGGCGCCAAAGCGCGGAAACAACGTTCGTTCAACAAGATCGATGTGCCATACATAGCGCTGAATTTCGACAGCGGCAAGGGAGCCTCGGACAACACTTTCGGGGTGCCAAGAATTTTCCCGATACATCCCAAGCTCTTCACATGGATCGAGGCGTTGGCCGCACACCGGATTTCCCGGATCGAGGCACCTATGCGTCGGCTGTCAATCCGCCGAGCAGATAGAGCCCGACCTCATACTTCGCCGGCGAAACGCCCGCCTGGTGGGCCTGCCAAAGATTATCCTTGAGGTCCGCCTCCTTGACGGCCAGCGCGAGCTCGTTGGACCCCGCGCGGCAGATGAAGTCCTGCTCGCTTTCGTCCATCCGTCTGGTCAGAGCGTCGACGGCCGCGACGACGGACAAGCCGAAGCCCGCCGCACCGAGCCGACCGAGCGTCCACCCTTCGCCCTTCTCGACCACGTCGTGCAGATAGGCGACGGTTTTCTCGTCCAGCGTTTCGACGGCGTCGGCAACACGCCTGACATGTTCGATATAGGGGCGGCCGGTCTTGTCCTTCTGGCCGCGATGGGCCTCCTCGGCGATCTTCGCCGCGCGGTAAAGCATGATCTCTCTCTCAATTTGGAAGCCCGCCCCGGCGGGGACATCCGAGGCGGGCTGGATCGGGCTCTGGAATACCCAGTCCATCGGCGCGCCCTTCACGGGGGGTGCGGAACCGCGCGCCATGAACGAGAACATCAGCAGCGTCTAAAGGTTCCCTCTCCATGTCGCGATTCCAGGGATCGGCCAAAACAGGAACTCGCGGCCGGCGCCGCCGTTACCCATCATGCAAAAAAGGAGGTCCCGCCATGGATTGGAACCGCGTCGAAGGAAACTGGAAACAGGTCAAGGGCAAGGTGAAGGAACAGTGGGGCAAGCTCACCGACGATGACCTCGACCGCATCGCGGGAAAACGCGACCAGCTCGAAGGCAAGATCCAGGAACGCTACGGCATCGAGAAGGATCGCGTCCGCCGCGACATAGACGACTGGGCGAGGCGCCAGGGCTGGTAGCGGCCAGATAAATGATGCCGCAGGCCCCTCAAGCCGGCCTGCGGCTTCAAGCAGGGAATTTTGATTTCAGAGCAATGACACTATATTAGTTGACTAATGATCTATGGCACGATTAGTTGACTAATGATTTGTGGCACGGTGAACCGATGGCCAGGAAGAAATCGAGACCGGCCTTGTCCGCCATAGCGACAGCCTCCCGGTCGGAGGCTAGCGAGGCCGTCTATTTTGCCCGCAAATGCGGCCTTACCCCCGAAGAAGCGCTGCGGATCATGCGCGAGGCGCAGATTACGCCCGCGCTCAAGTCGCCAGATAGCGCAAAGCGGAAGCACTGAGCGGCAATCGCGCCGATCCAATTTCGTCCTGGCTTCAGCCGGAGGCCCGGTTCCTCAAAAGCCGGCAGTCCGGCCGCTAGCCGGGCGACGCATTACCGCGGTTCTTCGCGAGGTCCTTCAATGCCTTGAGAAAGATCGGAGCCGCCAGATCGCATTTGCGTTTGGACGGCCCATTGGTGTGGATGACTATTTCGGCCTGTTTCAGGGTCAGGCCGTGCTTTTGGGCGAATTCGAGCGGTTCATAGGCCTGCTCCCAACCTGGCCCTGTCTTCAGCATTGTGACGGTTTCCTCCCGCGATCGATTGATACGTGGCAACGCGTCCGGCTCAACAAGGTTTCAATGGCATGCGCCAGGACGGCGCGCCGGACTTCAGCCAGCGCCGGGCGCCCAAATATTCGTCAATAACAAATGATCGGTTTGGGCCATGTCATGGCCGAAATTCTCTCCGGAACAAGTCGGTTCGAATGGAGTTGAGGCTGACCAACCCATCAGGAGATGCAAGGCAATGGCAACGACCAAAGCGGCCACGAAGAAAGGCCTGAATGAACTTTTCCACGACACGCTGAAGGACATCTATTTCGCCGAGAAGAAAATTCTGGCGACGCTTCCCAAGATGGCCAAGGCGGCGCAAAGCAATGACCTGAAGGCTGCCTTCGAAAAGCATCGCGGCCAAACCGAGGAGCATGTCGCGCGCCTCGAGGAGGTCTTCGAGGTGATCGACAAGAAGCCGGCCGGCAAGACCTGCGCCGCCATCATGGGCATTACCGAGGAAGGCGCCGAGATCATGGAGGAATACAAGGGATCGCCCTCGCTCGACGCCGGTCTGCTGGCGGCGGCGCAAGCAGTCGAGCACTATGAAATCTCGCGCTATGGGACGCTGAGAACCTGGGCCTCCGAACTCGGGCTTACCCAGGCAGTCAACCTTCTCGACAAGACACTCGGCGAGGAGAAGGAGACCGACGCCGCGCTCACCGAACTTGCCGAAACCGCAGTCAACGTCGCCGCCGAAGCGGCGTAGCGGAAGACAGGATCTTCCCTCAATTCTGCTCTTCCTCGAGCCCTGGCGATACCTCGCCGAGGCTCGTAACCCCGCTCGGGCCGGCATATGGAAAAAGCATTCAATCGAATGGCGGAGGCAGTCGCCCGCGCCACCGGCAGGCCGTGGGCCTTTGCCCTTTGCGTGGCGTCGGTTCTGATCTGGGGTGTCACCGGCCCGGTCTTTCACTATTCCGAAACCTGGCAGCTCGTCATCAACACCGGCACCACGATCGTCACCTTCCTGATGGTGTTCCTGATCCAGAACACGCAGAACCGCGACGGCGCAGCCATCCAGGCCAAGCTCGACGAACTGATCCGCTCGGGCCGGGCCAAGAACGACTTCATCGGTATCGAGCATTTGACGGAGGCCGAGGTCGAGGAGTTCCGGGCCCGCTGCGCCGAAGCCAAGAGATCGCGGATGGCCAAGGCCCAGGTTGGATGACGCCGCCTATCGGCGGCTTGGAGAAGAACGCGGCAAGGTTTCCGCCGGCCGGCAGCTGCCTTGGGGAGACACTGCGGAAATGGAACTTCAGTCGCGGCCGATTGTTCCACTGGGGAGGCGGACATCCAGCATGGCCAGATCGTCGCTGCATCTGCTCAAGGGCATAGGCTATTTGATCTCGACGGTGAGCGTGATGCTACTGGCGGTCGTCAGTTGGGGAAGCGCATCCCAAAGCCCGGTGCTGACTGCCTGCCTGCTCGGCGGCGCCACCACATCGATCGTCGGCATGTTCTGCCGCTGGCTTTCCTATGAAGTCGAAAAGCGCCAGGAGGAGCGACAGGCCCGAGCAACGCCAGACCGCGGATCGCCGGGCAGCAGCGTCAACAACCTTGCCTCCGCCGCCGGAACGCCGAGACCAGCACCGCGATCAGGCCGCTGATGACGATCCACGTGACGACCTCGCCGTCCGACTCGCCCGGGTTCCGGGACCTGCCCGGCCTTCCCGTTTCAGTGCTGACCGCCAGCACGGGCGCGAGATCCTGCCGGCTGCCGCTCCGCACCGAATAGGCACGGGTGATCTCGGCGCCGAAGAGGAAGATCTGGGCCGAGTAGTAGACCCAGACCAGCACGACCATCAGCGCGCCGGCGGCGCCGTAGGAGGTGGCGATGGCGCTGGTGCCGATGTACCAGCCGATCAGCGACTTGCCGACGGTGAACAGCAGCGCCGTGACGACCGAGCCGACGCCGACGTCGCGCCATTTGAGCCTGCGGTCCGGCAGGACCTTGTAGATCGCCGCGAAGAGCAGCGCGATCAGCACGAAAGAGACGGCAGTGTTGATCGCGCTCACAATCAGCTCGCCGAACGGCAGGCGCTGGTTGATATATTCGCCCAGCGCCGAGATCGCCGTGCTTGCGGCGAGCGACACCAGAAGCATGAAACCAAGAGCGGCCACCAGACCTAGGCTCGCCGCCCTCGCCCGCACCAGGCGCGACAGCGAGACGCCATTGGGCTTGACCTTCCAGATCTGGTTCAGCGACTGCTGCATCTCGCCGAAGACCCCGGAGGCCGTGACAAGCAGCGCGATCAGCCCGATGACGGTGGCCAGCGTGCTGGAGCCGCGATGCGAGGCGGTCTCGATCGTTGCCTTGAGGAGGTCCGCGCTCTGCGGGCCCATCACGCCAGCGAACTCGGCCGAAAGCGCGAGCTGCGCGGCGTCGTTGCCGATGACGATGCCCGCGATCGCCACGACGATCAGGAGCACCGGCGCCAGCGAGGTCGCAGCGTAGAAGGCCATCGCCGCCCCATGGCTCAGCGCATTGTCGTCGAGATAGCCGGTGACGCTCTGCGTCAGCAGGACCCGGGCTTCCTCGAACACACGCGGCATATCCCTCACCATCTATTTCGAATGGGAGATGCAGGTTCGGATAATCGACGTTTTGCCATGCGCGGCCGCCCAAATTGGGCGGGCCGGGTGGGACAAGAGCTCGACTGCCTTTTCGTTGGCCAGGGTGTGAAGCCGGAAAAACCAAACCCTGTTCTCTTTACCACCGGGTCCGGCTGACGCGGCCCGCTGAGGTCAATTCGGAAAGTGCACGATGGTTCCGGGCTCGCTGCCGCGGACTTGGGGCTATATGGGATCGCATGTCGGGCCCGTGCCCTGGCGGCAAGAAACCGCCCCGGATGGAACAAACCGGGGCGGAAAATCGTGGGAGCAGTTCCGGTGCCCGGGACTACCAGACGGTAACTCGCCTGCCCCCGAAAAAGTTTCGAGCCAGGCTGATCCGGCGCCCTTATTTTGGCTGCTGCTGCGGCAACTCGCCTGGCTTGATTATCGGCATCTGGCTGTTGTCGGCCGGCGGAACGGTGGCGTTCTTGTCGCCGGTGGGCGGCGGCATCAGCACACCGTTGCAGTTGTCCAGCGTTTCCGACAATTCGGTCGTGTCTGCCTGCTGCTTCTGTTGCTGATCCTTGGTGTCGGGCTTGGCCTGGCAGTCCCCTGGTTGTTGCAGGTCGGGGATGAGCTGCTGGTCCATCGGCTGATCGGCAGTCTGGGCGGCTGCCGGCAGCGCGGACATCATAACGACGGCCATGGTGAGAAGAATTTTCTGCATGGGATCCTCCTCATGGGTTAGTAACCCCCGATGATCGGCAGGATCTCGCCGGTAATGTAGCTCGAGCACTGCGGCGAGGCCAGGAACACATAGGCCGGCGCGATCTCCTCCGGCTGGGCGGGCCGCCTCATCGGCGTTTTGGCGCCGAACCGCGCGACGTCCCCGGCCTCCTTCTCCGACGGGTTGAGCGGCGTCCACACCGGGCCCGGCGCCACAGCGTTGACGCGGATGCCCCTGCCGATTAGGTTGCCGGAGAGCGCCCGCGTGAAGGCGTGAATGCCACCCTTGGTCATCGAATAATCGATCAGATCCTTCGAGCCCTCGATGCCGGTGACGGAGCCGGTGTTGACGATCGCCGAACCCGGCTTCATGTGCGGCACGGCTTCTTGAGCCATGTGGAAATAACCGTAGAGGTTGGTCTTCAGCGTAGTGTCGAAATGCCGCTCGGTGAGATCGGCGAAGTCGGCCGAATGCACCTGGAAAGCGGCGTTGTTGACGAGCACGTCGAGCCTGCCAAGAGCCTTCACTGTCTGCTCGACCGCCTTGCGGCAGAAGGCGCGCTTGGTGACGTCGCCGCGAAGCGTGATGCAGCGCCTGCCGTCGGCCTCGACCGCGGCTTTGGTCGTCATGGCGTCGCGATCCTCGCTGAGGTAAACGATGGCGACGTCGGCGCCTTCGCGCGCGAAGAGCACGGCCACGGCGCGGCCGATGCCGGAATCGCCGCCGGTGATAAGCGCCACCTTGCCGGCCAGCTTGCCCGAGCCCTGCCAGAACGGCGCGTCATACAGCGGCGCCGGGTCGATCGCCCATTCCTCGCCGGGCTTCGGGTGATGCTGCTTCGGAAAAGGCGGCACCGGATATTTGCGCGCGCCGGCCTGCATGGCGCCCTCCTGCTTTGCCTTTGGCTTGGCACGGTCGATCGCATCGACCTTGCGCTGCACGCTGCGCTGCCGGCTCGCCGTCTTCGCGCTATCGGATTTGGATCGGATATCGGTCGACATCGCCATCTCCTTTTCGATAGACAACGCATGCCGGGGGAAAAGGTTGGCTTTCGCCGGGGCGAGCTCGGCCGCATGGCCACGGCGCGCGCTATATCAAAGTTAAATGCGGGCGCTCGTCATAGCTGCTAATCGATCGATGTTTTGGGGGACTCTGTAGGAGGAGAGTTCCATGGACGTTCGAAATCTGATCGGCAGGCTTTCGGCTGCATTTGTGCACCAGCGTGCCGCCGCGCCGATCGCCTCTCTTAAGCCGATCCGGGCCTCGCTCGCCGACGTGCCGCTGAGAGTGCGCCCGCGCCCGCCCCACCGTCCGGCGCCTCCCATCCGGCCCGCGAGCAATATGTAACTCGCCCTTGCGTCAGCCCTGGCCGATCGGATGCAACCGGCCGGCCGCATCTTCGTTTATGGCGATCCCAATCGTGGTGGAGGCAAACATGAAATCCATTCGCATGAGCAATCCCATTTTCATCCTGTCGGCGGCACTGACCGCGGTGCCTTTCATCGGCCTCGCCTGGCGCGCGCATGAATGGCTTGGATGGTGACCAAGAAATGAGCCGGTTCCTGCCGCTCGCCATCCGCTTCCACAATGGCGGCTCGATGGTGGTTTGCTCGGTCGCCGACGCAAAGAAGGCGTTGAACGGTACATGGAAGGACAAGCAGGCCCCGGACTATCTCGCGGCGGCGCGGCTGGTTGACGACGCCATGGCCGGTATCTGCCGTCCGGCGGTGGCTTTCGCGGCCTTCAAGAAGGCCGCAGCCGAGCAAGGTCTCCTGAGGGTGAGCGACCGGAGTGCGGCGCTCACCATGCTCGACGCGCTGTGGTCGCGCGATGGCAAGGCCCCACCGGAGTAGAACCTCACCTCGGCTCGTTGGTCATGCTGAGATAGGTCGGGTCGAATTCCGCGATCTCGACGAGACGCGGCCAGTCGACGATCGTGACCGTTTGGCTCACCCAGTTGATCACATTCATGCGCCGCAACGCGCCGATGACCCGGTTCATATGCACGACCGAGAGGCCGAGCACGTCGGCGAGCACAGCCTGCGACAGCGGCAGATGGAAACTCATGTCGCGGGTCTTGTTCACGACCTGAAGCCTGACCAACAACTCGCAGATGAGATGCGCCAGATGCGAGGTCTTGGAACGGCGCCCCATGGCCACGATCCATTCGCGGTGGATGGCGCCGTCGACAAGCGTATCCAGCCACAAGAGCCTGGTGAGATGCGGCGCCTGCTCGGTGATCGCGCGCAGCTTGCTGTGATCGGCCGCGACCACATGGCAGGGCGAAAGCGCGATGATGCCATGGTCCATGGTCTTCAGGAGAAAGGCATGCAGGTCGACGAAATCGCCGGCCACCTGCAGAGATGTGAACTGCCTGCCGCCATCCTCGAGCACCTTGTAGCGCGCCGCGAGCCCA is a window encoding:
- a CDS encoding low affinity iron permease family protein; translation: MEKAFNRMAEAVARATGRPWAFALCVASVLIWGVTGPVFHYSETWQLVINTGTTIVTFLMVFLIQNTQNRDGAAIQAKLDELIRSGRAKNDFIGIEHLTEAEVEEFRARCAEAKRSRMAKAQVG
- a CDS encoding SDR family oxidoreductase, which gives rise to MSTDIRSKSDSAKTASRQRSVQRKVDAIDRAKPKAKQEGAMQAGARKYPVPPFPKQHHPKPGEEWAIDPAPLYDAPFWQGSGKLAGKVALITGGDSGIGRAVAVLFAREGADVAIVYLSEDRDAMTTKAAVEADGRRCITLRGDVTKRAFCRKAVEQTVKALGRLDVLVNNAAFQVHSADFADLTERHFDTTLKTNLYGYFHMAQEAVPHMKPGSAIVNTGSVTGIEGSKDLIDYSMTKGGIHAFTRALSGNLIGRGIRVNAVAPGPVWTPLNPSEKEAGDVARFGAKTPMRRPAQPEEIAPAYVFLASPQCSSYITGEILPIIGGY
- a CDS encoding YihY/virulence factor BrkB family protein, encoding MPRVFEEARVLLTQSVTGYLDDNALSHGAAMAFYAATSLAPVLLIVVAIAGIVIGNDAAQLALSAEFAGVMGPQSADLLKATIETASHRGSSTLATVIGLIALLVTASGVFGEMQQSLNQIWKVKPNGVSLSRLVRARAASLGLVAALGFMLLVSLAASTAISALGEYINQRLPFGELIVSAINTAVSFVLIALLFAAIYKVLPDRRLKWRDVGVGSVVTALLFTVGKSLIGWYIGTSAIATSYGAAGALMVVLVWVYYSAQIFLFGAEITRAYSVRSGSRQDLAPVLAVSTETGRPGRSRNPGESDGEVVTWIVISGLIAVLVSAFRRRRQGC
- a CDS encoding CsbD family protein, with product MDWNRVEGNWKQVKGKVKEQWGKLTDDDLDRIAGKRDQLEGKIQERYGIEKDRVRRDIDDWARRQGW
- a CDS encoding HD domain-containing protein; its protein translation is MLYRAAKIAEEAHRGQKDKTGRPYIEHVRRVADAVETLDEKTVAYLHDVVEKGEGWTLGRLGAAGFGLSVVAAVDALTRRMDESEQDFICRAGSNELALAVKEADLKDNLWQAHQAGVSPAKYEVGLYLLGGLTADA
- a CDS encoding DUF982 domain-containing protein, whose translation is MSRFLPLAIRFHNGGSMVVCSVADAKKALNGTWKDKQAPDYLAAARLVDDAMAGICRPAVAFAAFKKAAAEQGLLRVSDRSAALTMLDALWSRDGKAPPE
- a CDS encoding ferritin-like domain-containing protein, with the translated sequence MATTKAATKKGLNELFHDTLKDIYFAEKKILATLPKMAKAAQSNDLKAAFEKHRGQTEEHVARLEEVFEVIDKKPAGKTCAAIMGITEEGAEIMEEYKGSPSLDAGLLAAAQAVEHYEISRYGTLRTWASELGLTQAVNLLDKTLGEEKETDAALTELAETAVNVAAEAA
- a CDS encoding cold-shock protein, which translates into the protein MTTGTVKFFNATKGFGFIEQGNGQPDVFVHISAVERAGMRSLVEGQKVSFDIVKDNRNGKSSAENLQAA
- a CDS encoding PAS domain S-box protein is translated as MVKSGGRQSENASANERLAAIVDSSFDAIMGKDLNSIITDWNRAAERMFGYSAEEAIGRSMLLLIPEHLHDEEADIIGRISAGEGVASLDTMRKRKDGSLVAVSVTVSPIRNPSGDIVGASTIARDITAAKESERRIRLLMREVNHRVKNQFAVILSMVRETNKRSASPDEFEEMIRARIMALSRSHDLLVTSEWAGASLFDLIQEHLKPFGHEERISLSGPLLTLQSNAVQNLGMAFHELGTNSSKYGALAGEGGHVGITWTVETGPEAQRRFHLVWQETSNTDAGDGEPNEAARKGFGTVVLQRVAPQALGGSSGLERSPGQMKWSLTAPLEAIVVPQLGAENASDFNS
- a CDS encoding Crp/Fnr family transcriptional regulator, translated to MLDSLYLNLGQHDALSDEEKALLAGAMSVEKYFLTGEDIVPEGSRPSVSTLIVDGLAARYKVLEDGGRQFTSLQVAGDFVDLHAFLLKTMDHGIIALSPCHVVAADHSKLRAITEQAPHLTRLLWLDTLVDGAIHREWIVAMGRRSKTSHLAHLICELLVRLQVVNKTRDMSFHLPLSQAVLADVLGLSVVHMNRVIGALRRMNVINWVSQTVTIVDWPRLVEIAEFDPTYLSMTNEPR